From the Pangasianodon hypophthalmus isolate fPanHyp1 chromosome 17, fPanHyp1.pri, whole genome shotgun sequence genome, one window contains:
- the LOC113544876 gene encoding C3a anaphylatoxin chemotactic receptor yields the protein MNGTDNYSNYEDVQYFSDYDPCDIGLSQESKNSIGTVALVLYCLTCVLGVPGNALVVWIAGVKMKKTINTIWFLNLAIADLLCCLSIPFTVAEILLDHQWPYGDAMCKVLPTIIVVNMFASIFTLNFISLDRFIQVVKPVWAQNNRTLRLAWVCCAMAWALAIILSLPTMILRETYTMDTLNITICIFSMRNATEGGCSADKGFSYRVLTMTRFVLGFLIPLLCIVFCYTCIARKVMSSHFRAGRAFRIMLAVVVAFFLSWFPYHVVGLVDIYGGEQDSMLARDMDPLVISLAYINSCMNPILYVFMGQDFKEKIKLSLRRVFEKAFSEDTTHLSVNSKGQQSRCTNSSVAQL from the coding sequence ATGAATGGCACCGACAACTACTCGAACTATGAAGACGTTCAGTACTTCAGTGACTATGATCCCTGTGACATTGGTTTGTCTCAGGAATCAAAGAACTCCATTGGAACAGTGGCGCTCGTGCTCTACTGCCTGACGTGTGTCCTTGGAGTTCCTGGAAATGCCCTTGTAGTGTGGATTGCTGgtgtgaagatgaagaagacCATTAACACCATCTGGTTTCTGAACCTGGCCATCGCTGACCTTCTGTGCTGCCTGTCCATACCGTTTACTGTGGCTGAAATCCTTCTAGACCATCAATGGCCATATGGAGATGCTATGTGCAAAGTCCTACCCACCATCATCGTTGTCAACATGTTCGCCAGCATCTTCACCCTGAACTTCATCAGTCTGGATCGCTTCATCCAGGTTGTTAAACCTGTTTGGGCTCAAAATAATCGGACACTTAGGTTAGCATGGGTATGCTGTGCCATGGCATGGGCACTGGCCATAATCCTCAGTCTGCCCACTATGATCCTACGAGAAACGTACACCATGGATACCTTGAATATAACCATCTGCATTTTCAGTATGAGAAATGCTACAGAAGGAGGATGCAGCGCTGACAAAGGTTTCTCTTACAGGGTGCTAACCATGACCCGGTTTGTGTTAGGCTTCCTCATACCACTTCTTTGCATTGTGTTTTGCTACACCTGTATCGCCCGGAAGGTTATGAGCAGCCACTTTCGTGCAGGAAGAGCATTCCGTATCATGCTAGCTGTTGTTGTGGCATTTTTTCTCTCCTGGTTTCCCTACCATGTGGTGGGTCTGGTAGACATTTATGGTGGGGAACAGGATTCCATGCTAGCTAGAGACATGGACCCTTTGGTCATCTCTTTAGCGTACATCAACAGCTGCATGAACCCAATTCTGTACGTGTTTATGGGGCAGGACTTTAAAGAGAAAATTAAACTCTCTTTGAGACGGGTCTTCGAGAAGGCTTTTAGTGAAGATACCACACACTTGTCAGTGAACTCTAAAGGACAGCAGTCACGTTGCACCAACTCCTCAGTTGCCCAGCTGTGA
- the LOC113544764 gene encoding protein FAM240C, translating into MNLARIHDKQKLKKFWEQKIERHHQMTGKEEARMKRSALSKLRKEWIQRLLIRSHGVNGNMSGEEMKKD; encoded by the exons ATGAATTTGGCCCGGATTCATGACAAACAAAAGCTAAAGAAATTTTGGGAGCAGAAGATAGAGAGACACCATCAGATGACTGGGAAGGAAGAAGCCAGAATGAAGAGGAGCGCTTTATCAAA GTTACGGAAGGAGTGGATCCAGAGGCTGCTGATTCGGAGCCATGGCGTGAACGGAAATATGAGCggagaggaaatgaaaaaggaTTGA